The segment TGCTCCACCTTGCTGATGTCCTGCAGCATGGCGGACACGCGGTCCAGCACCTGGCGCCCGAACTCGGGGTGCGCCATCTGCCGGCCCCGGAACATCATGGTCAGCTTGACCTTGTTCCCCTCTTCCAGGAAGCGGCGGGCGTGCCGGGTCTTGAACTCGAAGTCGTGGTCCTCGATCCCCGGGCGCATCTTGACTTCCTTGATCTGCACGTGGTGCTGCCGCTTGCGCGCCTCGCGCGCCTGCCGCTGCTCCTCGTACTTGTACTTCCCGTAGTCCATGATGCGGCAGACCGGGGGGCGGGCCATCGGCGCGACCTCTACCAGATCCAGGCCCTGTTCCTCCGCGATCTCCATCGCCCGCTCGATCGGGATGATCCCGATCTGCTCGCCGTCCGGGCTGATCACCCGGACCGGGCTGATGCGGATTTGGCGGTTGACCCGCAGCTTCTCGTTGATGGCGCGGCTCCGTTGAAGGAGGGGTAAAGAAAAACGGACCTGAAGGTTCAGGTCCGTTGACTGCAAACGCACCCAAGCGCTCTCTCCCGCGGGGGAGAAAGGGGGCGCGCCGCGCAGTGCGGACCCGGCAGCATCGCGCCCGATCGTGGGCGGAACCGACAGGTGGGAGGCCCGCCGGCCTCCACTTTTCCTGCAATGTGGCGGTGAAGATAACGAATTGTCGGGGGATTTTCAACCCCGGGGCGGTGCTCGTCCCGGGGCTTCGTTCATCTTGGCCCGCATGCATCTCCGCGGCCGCGGGCAGCCCTCACCCTGCGCCTTAGAGCGCAAGCCCTCTCCCGATAACGGGAGAGGGTGGCGCGCAACGCGGCGTCATCGCGACGAACCTGCGTCCGTGCTGAGTTCTCCCCTCCCCTGCGCAGCGGGGGAGGGGCCGGGGGAGGGGGCCTGCCCGCGGCCGCGCGGATCCCCGCCGGGTTGCACGGATACCGACCCACCTCGTCATGGCGCGACGGGCATATGTGTGCCCCCCCCTTAGCACTCGCAGTCCACCTCGTCCCCCGCGATGCACTCGTTCTCCGGCCACAGGTCCGGGTC is part of the Longimicrobium sp. genome and harbors:
- the infC gene encoding translation initiation factor IF-3, producing the protein MRLQSTDLNLQVRFSLPLLQRSRAINEKLRVNRQIRISPVRVISPDGEQIGIIPIERAMEIAEEQGLDLVEVAPMARPPVCRIMDYGKYKYEEQRQAREARKRQHHVQIKEVKMRPGIEDHDFEFKTRHARRFLEEGNKVKLTMMFRGRQMAHPEFGRQVLDRVSAMLQDISKVEQFPQMEGRSMVMVLAPTAKPA